One window of the Pseudomonas sihuiensis genome contains the following:
- a CDS encoding EAL domain-containing protein has protein sequence MTATTCAVIQEVTLDPHQAERQFATDIAVERTRLLFQGSRLPTLLMLLVGLACSLLLWSQQSAPLLAAWLGWVVLLVLLRLTQVNAFNQALPSRQAEPYWRRIFLFGAGASGLTLAFAVIVLVPTDVFYQQALVYGLIAAAILSASVAYAVSLPAFLTFALPCLLPSAGFLLLSGSGLQRGWGLLSVILFLALLVVAWQVNRLVQRSLQQRFHNLALISNLERAKQCAEGLNEELAREVEQRRRAERELRGAHGELEMRVAERTLELDEATHALGKSQARLALALEASELGLWDWDLDSDQVHHSHLRELFGLEPGQVQVMLRDLTPRLHPDDLPGLRRALVRHLKGRSEDYQIEYRVRHVDGHWVWVEDRGRAVERDAAGRVRRMLGTRRDVSARRQQEQQQRLAATVFEAASEGIFILDPDYRVLAVNRAFSSVTGYSSEEVVGRTVTSLIGSREMRRQYQMIRQELDSSGTWQGELIETRKSGELYPQWLQLNLIRDASGRPSQIVGFFADLSARREAEERLRYLSHYDDLTGLANRSLFKERLHEASQRARQSGRSIALVHIDLDRFKLLNDRLGHEVADQLLRQMSRRLTQAVPEADCIARLSGDEFAIILDAYGSLSSLARVASRLLAKLRVPMTVGGHELVVSASLGISLMPDYAREISALISQANMAVQHAKHLGGNTFQFFTDNLQACTLERLQLENQLRKAIDEGQLEVFYQPKLNLADDQLNAAEALVRWRHPQQGMVPPSEFIGLAEETGLIAPIGEFVLRQACQQACEWQRQGLAQIRVSVNISVYQLRQGNLTSLVRQVLEETGLAPQYLELELTESQLLDNVDSVIVTFRQLRELGVKLAIDDFGTGYSSLSYLKRFPVHYVKIDQTFIRDLSPGGEDAAITRAIIAMAHSLELKVVAEGVETQAQMDFLKSQNCDEIQGFLISRPVEASAFAELLRAQIDNPLD, from the coding sequence ATGACCGCCACGACTTGCGCCGTAATTCAAGAGGTGACGCTGGACCCGCATCAGGCTGAACGTCAGTTCGCCACGGATATTGCCGTCGAACGTACCCGTCTGCTGTTTCAGGGGTCGCGCTTGCCCACCTTGCTCATGCTGCTGGTCGGCCTGGCCTGCAGCCTGTTGCTATGGAGCCAGCAGAGCGCGCCGTTACTCGCGGCGTGGCTGGGTTGGGTGGTGTTGCTGGTGCTGCTGCGCCTGACTCAGGTGAATGCCTTCAACCAGGCGCTGCCCAGCCGTCAGGCCGAACCCTACTGGCGGCGCATCTTCCTGTTCGGTGCCGGAGCCTCCGGCCTGACCCTGGCCTTCGCCGTGATCGTCCTGGTGCCTACCGATGTGTTCTACCAGCAGGCGCTGGTCTACGGCCTGATCGCCGCAGCGATCCTCTCGGCCAGCGTGGCCTATGCCGTCAGCCTGCCCGCTTTCCTCACCTTCGCCTTGCCCTGCCTGCTGCCGTCGGCCGGCTTCCTGCTGCTCTCGGGCAGCGGCCTGCAACGTGGTTGGGGGTTGCTTAGCGTGATTCTGTTTCTTGCCCTGCTGGTGGTGGCCTGGCAGGTCAACCGCCTGGTGCAGCGCAGCCTGCAGCAGCGTTTCCACAACCTGGCGTTGATCAGTAACCTGGAGCGTGCCAAGCAGTGTGCCGAAGGGCTCAACGAAGAACTGGCGCGCGAAGTGGAACAGCGTCGTCGCGCCGAGCGCGAACTGCGCGGAGCTCATGGCGAACTGGAAATGCGTGTGGCCGAGCGCACCCTGGAGCTGGACGAAGCGACCCATGCCCTGGGCAAGAGCCAGGCGCGTCTTGCCCTGGCGCTGGAAGCCAGCGAGCTGGGGCTGTGGGACTGGGACCTGGACAGCGACCAGGTGCACCACTCGCACCTGCGCGAGCTGTTTGGCCTGGAGCCGGGCCAGGTACAAGTGATGCTGCGTGACCTGACGCCGCGCCTGCACCCGGATGACCTGCCGGGGCTGCGTCGGGCGCTGGTCCGGCACCTCAAGGGACGCAGCGAGGATTATCAGATCGAGTACCGCGTGCGCCATGTCGATGGTCACTGGGTCTGGGTCGAAGACCGAGGCCGTGCAGTCGAGCGCGACGCCGCCGGCCGTGTGCGGCGCATGCTCGGTACCCGACGCGATGTCAGCGCGCGACGTCAGCAGGAGCAGCAGCAGCGCCTGGCGGCGACCGTATTCGAGGCGGCCAGCGAAGGCATCTTCATTCTCGACCCCGACTACCGTGTGCTGGCAGTCAACCGCGCCTTCAGCTCGGTGACCGGCTACAGCAGTGAGGAAGTGGTCGGGCGCACGGTGACCAGCCTGATCGGCAGCCGTGAGATGCGCAGGCAGTACCAGATGATCCGTCAGGAGCTGGACAGTAGCGGCACCTGGCAGGGCGAACTGATCGAGACGCGCAAGAGCGGCGAACTCTACCCGCAATGGCTGCAGCTCAACCTGATACGCGACGCCAGCGGCCGGCCCAGCCAAATCGTCGGCTTCTTTGCCGACCTCAGCGCGCGACGCGAGGCCGAGGAGCGCCTGCGCTACCTGTCGCACTACGATGATCTGACCGGCCTGGCCAACCGCAGTCTGTTCAAGGAGCGTCTGCACGAGGCCAGCCAGCGTGCCCGCCAGAGCGGCCGCAGCATTGCCCTGGTGCACATCGACCTGGACCGTTTCAAACTGCTCAACGACCGCCTCGGCCATGAAGTGGCGGACCAGTTGCTGCGGCAGATGAGCCGTCGCCTGACCCAGGCCGTACCGGAAGCTGACTGCATTGCACGGCTGTCGGGTGATGAGTTCGCCATCATCCTTGATGCCTATGGCAGCCTTTCCAGCCTGGCACGGGTGGCCAGTCGGCTACTGGCCAAGTTGCGTGTGCCAATGACCGTTGGTGGCCACGAGCTGGTGGTCAGCGCCTCGCTGGGTATCAGCCTGATGCCGGACTATGCGCGCGAGATCAGCGCGCTGATCAGCCAGGCCAATATGGCCGTACAACATGCCAAACACCTGGGCGGCAACACCTTCCAGTTCTTCACCGATAACCTGCAGGCCTGCACCCTGGAGCGCCTGCAACTGGAGAACCAGCTGCGCAAGGCCATCGACGAAGGCCAGCTGGAGGTGTTCTACCAGCCCAAACTGAACCTCGCCGACGACCAGCTCAATGCTGCCGAGGCGCTGGTGCGCTGGCGCCATCCGCAACAGGGCATGGTGCCGCCGAGCGAGTTCATCGGTCTGGCCGAGGAAACCGGGCTGATCGCACCGATTGGCGAGTTCGTGCTGCGTCAGGCCTGCCAGCAGGCGTGTGAATGGCAGCGCCAGGGGCTGGCGCAGATACGAGTGTCAGTGAACATCTCGGTGTATCAGTTACGTCAGGGCAACCTCACCAGTCTGGTGCGCCAGGTGCTCGAAGAAACCGGCCTGGCGCCGCAGTACCTGGAGCTGGAACTGACCGAAAGCCAACTGCTGGATAACGTCGACAGCGTCATCGTCACCTTCCGCCAGTTACGGGAGCTGGGGGTCAAACTGGCCATCGACGACTTTGGCACCGGCTACTCCTCACTCAGCTACCTCAAGCGCTTCCCGGTGCATTACGTGAAGATCGACCAGACCTTCATCCGCGATCTCTCGCCCGGTGGCGAAGACGCGGCGATCACCCGTGCGATCATTGCCATGGCCCACAGCCTGGAGCTGAAAGTGGTGGCCGAGGGCGTGGAAACTCAGGCACAGATGGACTTTCTCAAGAGCCAGAACTGCGATGAGATCCAGGGTTTTCTGATCAGCCGCCCGGTGGAGGCAAGCGCCTTCGCCGAGCTGCTGCGTGCGCAGATCGATAATCCACTGGACTGA
- the uvrD gene encoding DNA helicase II, whose protein sequence is MQNDPELLLASLNDAQVQAVAAPLGRQLVLAGAGSGKTRVLVHRIAFLIQAMGASPHSILSVTFTNKAAAEMRHRIEQMLGHNPAGMWVGTFHGLAHRLLRAHWQEAGLAENFQILDSDDQQRLIKRVIRELGLDEQRWPAKQAQWFINGQKDEGFRPQHIQAGGDLFLATMRGIYEAYEAACARTGVIDFSELLLRALDLWRDKPGLLEHYQRRFRHILVDEFQDTNAVQYAWLRLLAKGGDSLMVVGDDDQSIYGWRGARIENIQQFSSDFPDTQLIRLEQNYRSTAGILKAANALIANNNGRLGKELWTDGGDGEPLALYAAFNEHDEARYVVESIEDALRKDGLKRSEIAILYRSNAQSRVLEEALLREKIPYRIYGGQRFFERAEIKNAMAYLRLLDARDNDPALERIINVPARGIGEKTVENIRQFAREHELPMWAAIRRMLATKTLSGKAAGALTAFIDLINNLDEKVAAMPLHQMTQVVIEKSGLLAYHEAEKGEKGQARVENLEELVSAARAFENDEDDELTPLQAFLTHASLEAGDTQAAENEDSIQLMTLHSAKGLEFPLVFLVGMEEGLFPHKMSLEEPGRLEEERRLAYVGITRAMQKLVISYAETRRLYGSETYNKVSRFVREIPAPLIQEVRLSNSVSRPVSTSSMGGGSLFAGSAVPQTPFSLGQRVHHSLFGEGTILNFEGAGAQARVQVNFENEGSKWLMLAYAKLEAC, encoded by the coding sequence ATGCAAAACGACCCCGAACTCCTCCTCGCTTCGCTCAACGACGCCCAGGTCCAGGCCGTGGCCGCCCCGCTCGGCCGCCAGCTGGTGCTGGCCGGCGCCGGCTCGGGCAAGACCCGCGTGCTGGTGCACCGCATCGCCTTCCTGATCCAGGCGATGGGCGCCTCGCCTCACTCGATCCTGTCGGTGACCTTTACCAACAAGGCCGCCGCCGAGATGCGCCACCGCATCGAGCAGATGCTCGGCCACAACCCGGCCGGCATGTGGGTCGGCACCTTCCACGGCCTGGCCCATCGCCTGCTGCGCGCGCACTGGCAGGAAGCCGGGCTGGCCGAGAACTTCCAGATTCTCGACTCCGACGATCAGCAGCGCCTGATCAAGCGGGTGATCCGCGAACTGGGCCTGGACGAACAGCGCTGGCCGGCCAAGCAGGCGCAGTGGTTCATCAACGGGCAGAAAGATGAGGGGTTCAGACCCCAGCACATCCAGGCCGGCGGCGACCTGTTCCTGGCCACCATGCGCGGCATCTACGAGGCCTACGAAGCGGCCTGCGCACGCACCGGGGTGATCGACTTCTCCGAGCTGCTGCTGCGCGCCCTCGACCTGTGGCGCGACAAGCCGGGCCTGCTCGAACATTACCAGCGGCGTTTCCGCCATATCCTGGTGGACGAGTTCCAGGACACCAACGCCGTGCAGTACGCCTGGCTGCGCCTGCTGGCCAAGGGCGGCGACAGCCTGATGGTGGTGGGCGACGACGACCAGTCGATCTACGGCTGGCGCGGCGCGCGCATCGAGAACATCCAGCAGTTCTCCAGCGACTTCCCCGACACCCAGCTGATCCGCCTGGAGCAGAACTACCGCTCCACCGCCGGCATCCTCAAGGCGGCCAACGCGCTGATCGCCAACAACAACGGGCGCCTCGGCAAGGAGCTGTGGACCGATGGCGGCGACGGCGAGCCGCTGGCCCTGTACGCCGCCTTCAACGAACACGACGAAGCGCGCTACGTGGTCGAGAGCATCGAGGACGCCCTGCGCAAGGACGGCCTCAAGCGCAGCGAGATCGCCATTCTCTATCGCTCCAACGCCCAGTCGCGCGTGCTGGAAGAGGCGCTGCTGCGCGAGAAGATCCCCTACCGCATCTACGGTGGTCAGCGCTTCTTCGAGCGCGCGGAGATCAAGAACGCCATGGCCTATCTGCGCCTGCTCGACGCACGAGACAACGATCCGGCGCTAGAAAGAATCATCAACGTGCCTGCACGTGGTATCGGCGAAAAAACGGTAGAAAACATTCGCCAATTTGCGCGTGAGCATGAGCTACCAATGTGGGCGGCTATTCGCCGAATGCTCGCAACAAAAACATTGTCCGGTAAGGCCGCCGGGGCGCTGACCGCATTCATCGATTTGATAAATAACCTCGACGAGAAAGTCGCTGCCATGCCCCTGCACCAGATGACCCAGGTGGTCATCGAAAAGAGTGGCCTGCTCGCCTATCACGAGGCGGAAAAGGGCGAGAAGGGCCAGGCCCGGGTAGAGAACCTCGAGGAACTGGTCAGCGCCGCGCGCGCCTTCGAGAATGACGAAGACGACGAGCTGACCCCGCTGCAGGCCTTCCTCACCCACGCCTCGCTGGAGGCCGGCGACACCCAGGCCGCCGAGAACGAAGACAGCATTCAACTGATGACCCTGCACAGTGCCAAGGGCCTGGAATTCCCCCTGGTGTTCCTGGTGGGCATGGAAGAGGGTCTGTTCCCGCACAAGATGAGCCTGGAAGAACCGGGCCGATTGGAAGAAGAACGCCGCCTGGCCTATGTCGGCATTACCCGTGCCATGCAGAAGCTGGTGATCAGCTACGCCGAAACCCGGCGTCTCTACGGTAGCGAGACCTACAACAAGGTGTCGCGCTTCGTCCGCGAAATCCCCGCACCGCTGATTCAGGAAGTGCGCCTGAGCAACAGCGTCAGCCGCCCGGTGAGCACCAGCTCGATGGGTGGCGGCAGTCTGTTCGCCGGCAGCGCCGTACCGCAGACGCCCTTCAGTCTGGGCCAACGCGTACACCACAGCCTGTTCGGCGAGGGCACCATCCTCAATTTCGAGGGTGCTGGCGCCCAGGCGCGGGTCCAAGTGAATTTCGAAAACGAAGGCAGTAAGTGGCTGATGCTGGCATACGCCAAGCTCGAAGCCTGTTAG